A single Sorex araneus isolate mSorAra2 chromosome 8, mSorAra2.pri, whole genome shotgun sequence DNA region contains:
- the ZNF574 gene encoding zinc finger protein 574 has protein sequence MTEESEETVLYIEHRYVCSECNQLYGSLEEVLVHQNSHAPQQHFELVGVAEPGVTVTTETASGTGLYQTLVQESQYQCLECGQLLLSPSQLLEHQELHLKMMAPPEAVAAESPPKAPTLSSSTIHYECVDCKALFASQELWLSHRQMHLRATPTKSAPVVLGSPVVLAPPVGQTRVAVEHSYRKAEEGGEGAAVPSAAAATTEVVTEVELLLYKCSECSQLFQLPADFLEHQATHFPAPECEEPALQPETLTSLPAEVPVSQPEPVPTSDHSYELRNGEAVGRDRRGRKARRNNSGEAGTAATQELFCSACDQLFLSPHQLQQHLRSHREGVFKCPLCSRVFPSPSSLDQHLGDHSSESHFLCVDCGLAFGTEALLLAHRRAHTPNPLHSCPCGKTFVNLTKFLYHRRTHGAGGVPLPTVPVPPEEPVLGFSEPAPAETGEPEAPEPPVSEESSAEPVAPGTYRCLLCSREFGKALQLTRHQRFVHRLERRHKCSICGKMFKKKSHVRNHLRTHTGERPFPCPDCSKPFNSPANLARHRLTHTGERPYRCGDCGKAFTQSSTLRQHRLVHAQHFPYRCQECGVRFHRPYRLLMHRYHHTGEYPYKCRECPRSFLLRRLLEVHQLVAHAGRQPHRCTSCGAAFPSSLRLREHRCAAAAAQAPRRFECGTCGKKVGSAARLQAHEAAHAAAGPGEVLAKEPPAPRAPRAPRSPVASPPALGGPAAATTTPAAPARRRGLECSECKKLFSTETSLQVHRRIHTGERPYPCPDCGKAFRQSTHLKDHRRLHTGERPFACEVCGKAFAISMRLAEHRRIHTGERPYSCPDCGKSYRSFSNLWKHRKTHQQQHQAAVRQQLAEAEAAVGLAVMETAVEALPLVEAIEIYPLAEAEGVQISG, from the coding sequence ATGACCGAGGAGTCAGAGGAGACGGTCTTGTACATTGAGCACCGCTATGTCTGCTCCGAGTGCAACCAGCTCTATGGCTCCCTGGAGGAGGTGCTCGTGCACCAGAACTCCCATGCGCCCCAGCAGCACTTTGAACTGGTGGGTGTGGCTGAGCCCGGAGTCACCGTGACCACAGAGACGGCTTCTGGCACAGGCCTCTATCAGACACTAGTGCAGGAGAGCCAGTACCAGTGCCTGGAATGCGGGCAGCTGCTGCTGTCACCCAGCCAGCTCCTGGAGCACCAGGAGCTGCACCTGAAGATGATGGCGCCCCCAGAGGCTGTGGCAGCTGAGTCGCCGCCCAAGGCCCCGACCCTGAGCTCCAGCACCATCCACTATGAGTGTGTGGACTGCAAGGCGCTCTTCGCCAGCCAGGAGCTCTGGCTGAGCCACCGGCAGATGCACCTCCGGGCCACTCCCACCAAGTCtgcccctgtggtgctggggtcccccGTTGTGCTGGCCCCTCCTGTGGGCCAGACCCGTGTGGCTGTGGAGCACTCATACCGCAAGGCAGAAGAAGGTGGAGAAGGGGCAGCTGTCCCCTCGGCTGCTGCTGCCACGACTGAAGTGGTCACCGAGGTGGAGCTGCTGCTCTACAAGTGCTCCGAGTGCTCCCAGCTCTTCCAGCTGCCTGCTGACTTCCTGGAGCACCAGGCCACCCACTTCCCTGCCCCAGAGTGTGAGGAGCCAGCCCTGCAACCAGAGACCTTGACCTCACTGCCAGCAGAGGTGCCCGTGTCTCAGCCTGAGCCCGTGCCCACCTCAGACCACAGTTATGAGCTGCGCAATGGTGAAGCCGTCGGCCGCGATCGCCGGGGGCGCAAGGCCCGGAGGAACAACAGTGGAGAGGCTGGCACGGCAGCCACCCAGGAGCTTTTCTGCTCCGCCTGTGACCAGCTCTTTCTCTCGCCTCACCAGCTGCAGCAGCACCTGCGGAGTCACCGGGAGGGCGTCTTTAAGTGTCCCCTGTGCAGTCGCGTCTTCCCCAGCCCTTCCAGTCTGGACCAGCACCTTGGAGACCATAGTAGCGAGTCTCACTTCCTCTGTGTGGATTGTGGCCTGGCCTTTGGCACGGAGGCCCTCCTCCTGGCCCACCGGCGAGCTCACACCCCGAATCCCCTGCACTCGTGTCCATGTGGAAAGACCTTTGTCAACCTCACCAAGTTCCTTTATCACCGGCGCACCCACGGGGCTGGGGGGGTTCCTCTGCCCACGGTCCCAGTCCCGCCTGAGGAACCTGTCTTGGGTTTCTCCGAGCCGGCCCCGGCAGAAACGGGAGAGCCAgaggccccagagccccctgTGTCGGAGGAGAGCTCAGCAGAGCCAGTGGCCCCCGGCACCTACCGTTGCCTCCTCTGCAGCCGTGAATTTGGCAAAGCACTGCAGCTGACCCGGCACCAACGTTTTGTGCACCGCTTGGAGCGGCGCCACAAGTGCAgcatctgtggcaagatgttcaaGAAGAAGTCACACGTGCGGAACCACCTGCGCACACACACGGGTGAGCGGCCCTTCCCCTGCCCCGATTGCTCCAAGCCCTTCAACTCACCCGCCAACCTCGCCCGCCACAGGCTCACGCATACTGGGGAGCGGCCGTACCGCTGTGGGGACTGTGGCAAAGCTTTCACACAAAGTTCAACACTGAGGCAGCACCGCCTGGTGCATGCACAGCACTTCCCCTACCGCTGCCAGGAGTGTGGTGTGCGCTTCCACCGGCCCTATCGCCTGCTCATGCATCGCTACCACCACACGGGTGAGTACCCCTACAAGTGTCGTGAGTGCCCCCGATCCTTCCTGCTGCGCCGGCTGCTGGAGGTGCACCAGCTTGTGGCCCATGCGGGGCGTCAGCCTCACCGCTGCACATCCTGTGGGGCAGCCTTCCCGTCTTCTCTGCGGCTCCGTGAGCACCGTTGTGCAGCTGCCGCTGCCCAGGCCCCGCGGCGCTTTGAGTGTGGCACTTGTGGCAAGAAAGTGGGCTCCGCCGCCCGCTTGCAAGCACACGAGGCGGCTCACGCGGCTGCTGGCCCTGGAGAGGTCTTGGCCAAGGAGCCCCCAGCGCCTCGGGCCCCACGGGCTCCTCGCTCTCCTGTCGCCTCCCCTCCGGCTCTGGGAGGCCCAGCTGCTGCCACTACCACTCCTGCGGCTCCTGCTCGCCGTCGCGGCCTGGAGTGCAGCGAGTGCAAGAAGCTCTTCAGCACAGAGACGTCACTGCAGGTCCACCGGCGTATCCACACTGGCGAGCGGCCCTATCCGTGCCCAGACTGTGGCAAGGCCTTCCGCCAGAGCACACACCTGAAGGACCACCGGCGCCTGCACACTGGGGAGAGACCCTTTGCCTGCGAAGTGTGTGGCAAGGCCTTTGCCATCTCCATGCGCCTGGCTGAACATCGCCGCATTCATACGGGGGAACGGCCCTACTCCTGCCCAGACTGCGGCAAGAGCTACCGCTCCTTCTCAAACCTCTGGAAGCACCGTAAGACCCACCAGCAGCAGCATCAGGCAGCTGTGCGGCAGCAGCTGGCTGAGGCGGAGGCGGCTGTCGGCCTGGCTGTGATGGAGACTGCAGTGGAGGCCTTGCCCCTCGTGGAGGCTATTGAGATCTACCCCTTGGCTGAGGCTGAGGGGGTCCAGATTAGTGGCTGA